TTATATATCTGGGGAGCGTTCCTCAGCTATGAAGAGTTTCAAAGCGGCTAAGCTCTGATAAGTATTTAAGGATGAAAGCTCTCACTTTTGATACCGGGGTTGTTGTTGAGATTCTGATTGAAGGACCattgttgctgctgttgtcGAATTTAATAATTGCCATATTCGGCGTCTTATAACCGCTAATACAATTGTTGTAACCGCCACGGTGACTACACACGCAGGCCTGTTCAAAAAGCTCTATAAGTTGATGGTTATGTCTGGCTATATGTAAAAATGCGACGTGAACTTTGATCTACATAGTTATTTATTAGAGTTCGTAATGTGAAGTGTAAAGGTTTTTTGAGTACTGTTTTAGTGATAAAAAATACTGAGAACAGAAAAAGCAGACAGCGCCCGGCACCCCCAGCAGACAGCACCCCTGCTGCACTCACCACTACCAATAGCATCGGAACCACACACGTATGCAAAATGCGTGAACCGATGCACCGAACACGGCAAGAGAGTGCGCCACCCAGAGATCGTCGCCCCATCACGGAAAGTGTGCAGCCAACAGGCACAGGTACAACTCTAATTACCCCAAGAAAAGCGAAGAATTATTCCAACAACCCAGCCCTAGCCGTAGATCCTCATATGCAAATGCCAGTTACCAAAAATTACAAAGCAAGACTAAGGGCTGGTGGGAACTACACAGGACGAAGTTCTGCATTCTTCTGTATGTAGGTATAATTAATATAATACCCTGTCTGCATGCATATATCGAAAATCTCATATCATCCCCAGGAATCCCTTGCATGCGCGCATTCAGTAGACCTACGACCAGCCAAGTGCGGCTGTAGCATCATGTATTTTTCCGACACTTTACAACATGACCTTCATATAGTAGGTAATTAATACTCCAATTTTTGCTCGACAAATGTTATTATAATACAAAGCAGCAGCTGCATAATTAACGTCAAGCTCAGAGTCCGACATACGGTCCCAAATTCCCGAAACTGGCTGTCTCAATTTTTTGCTTCCACCTTTTCGTTTGTTGTCCGCTGTCCATGATCGATCCTGAAAGTTTAGAGCTTAAATTTTTAAACAATTTTTCGCGGTCCACCATCTCGCGTTTCTACGCACACCTCTTTCCCTATTCCCCAGCTCCACCATGCTTAATGTTCATGCTCACATACACGCATAATACTGCTTATCCCAAAAGTCTCTACGCTCCGCATTTCAGGGATGATTTCTCTCATCTGCCGCGAGGTGCCAGCCCGCCAAGCTTcatctttccttttttcttttcgTTTTCCGACAACTTCTTGAACCTTGAATCTAGGTTGAGCGCCTTTTTCGTTTTCGATTTACAATACCAACTATCGCTGATTGACTTTCGACGGAAGGTTTCCATTATCCGTCATCCAATAGGCGGAAATGGAAGGTAATAGACGATGGTTAATGATACATAGCTGGCAAGTGACAAGTACCTATCTAAGACGAGAGTAGGTGAGTAACCAGCCGTCGTTATTTTTGTCTTGTACCTGGTGCCTGCACTTTTATGTTCTATATGCTCTATGGTTCATAGGTGATGTGTGCTGGTAGGATACAAGCAGCTATAATCTGCTGTCTGCAGTGCGGTTGATCTCGCGAACCTGACATCAGGTATCAACAGTGAATTCAGTTGAAAACATAATTTTGATTGGGAAGTCCATCAAAGCTTCTTTGCCAAAGCTCTCACCACAAAAGCCATGGCGTTGAGATAAAATTGCATTCATTAACCTTTTTCCTGTTTTTCGAGCAATTTGATTTTGTCTTCGACAGTCAGCGTGGAGAGATCAGGAGATCAAGAGTAAAAAGCGATATCTTATAATAGGGCCTCGGGTTCCCTACTGATTTCCTCTGTGTTTTCTCATTTATCTATCTCTTACTCTTCGatttcttctcccatccACATCTTTACAACGATTCAACTTTTCTATCTCGTCTATCTACTATAACTATCTCTCTCAACCACCCGCTAGTACAGGTCACTCTTTCCACAATGTCGGAAGTGGATGTTATTATTGTGAGTCTCCACCCATTCACATGTTTCAGTATCGAGCCTATCTTATTTTGTATCACAGATACCTACTTTccctccttcccctcctACTACATCGTCGTCACGAGTGATATCCACTTCCCCTGAATGGTTTTCAACGCCAACAAAACCCCCTTATAAGCCTTCCCCTCTTTCGATAAACATACCGATCAACCCCTTAGCCGTCGTCGGCTCCGAATCCGACCCCAACATGGATGAGGAGGACGGGCCTCTTTCCTCTGAGCCCTGTACACCCCCTCTTTCACCTTCGGATACAGTTTCCTCGGTCGGGATGACGCGCGAAGTctcgtcttcttctacAAGCTCCAGTGGTTCTGAGGGTGATTCTGAGGATGTCATTGTTACCCCTTCCCCTCATCGCCCGTCCTATCAGCGTCGAACGTCGCCAAGCAGTTATTTCAGTCTTGATCCCCGTAGGTCCAAGAAGGGTTCTCGGTCAAGGTCCCTCGGTGTTCCACTAAGCGGACTAATTGAACCCATGTGGAAACtagaggagaaggagaagtcTGACGTCGACGTCAAATCTAAAGGTACAAACAGGCTTCTTGAACCTTTCAAGATGACACTTCCTACCAAAGTGAGCGCATGGAATATGAGATCTCCTAATGCGAAGCTGACTCCTTATATGTTCCAGAAAGCTACCGATATACGATATGTTCTCGACGAGGATTCATTCGTTCTTGCTCATGTGCCCACAAAGATCGTGTCACTTTCTGCCTTCAAGCCTCGTCTTCCTCGGGTGCCCAGATGGCAACGGCCCATCGTCATTGCTGTCATGTCTGTTCTTCTTTTTGGCTCTCTTTGCATGATTTCCTGGTTCCAGCAGTCACTCATCAATGCTGAGCGTTCAATAGCGGTCAGGCAAGGGGAGTGGATGGTAAAATATGCTGCAATGGCCAAAGCCGAGTCAAATGTGAGTACATTCGACATGAATTTTGGTATTCATGCTAATTGCGACATAGGAAATGATCGACACGGAGCCCGGCTATAAACCAGCGATGCCACAGCATCACCCTCTCAAAGGCCAGTGGAAGCTTTCAAAACGTGTTGGCGACGATCAGAAACCTTTCAAGGAGATCAGCCTTCACATGACTAAAGACGAGGAATTGGCCGCCTTAATGAGCTTCATTGTCGGTACCACCGCCAACACACTTCCTCCTATCGACCCCGAAAACGAACTCTCTCTTGAGGGATTCTTACCTTTCAATCCTCGCTCGCCCCACGCCAAGGCTGAACTCGAAGAGCTGGTTCGCACCCAGTGGGAAGTTAATCCCATCATGATCCTAGGCAACATGCGCGACCCCATGATGCGTGAGGCGCGAGCTCTGTTCAAGAGGTACAATGTCAAACCTGCTCCCTTCTATGTTGACATCGATCAACGGCCAGATTCCGCCTATCTCTCTGCAACTCTTGAGCACATTCTTGGCAAGCAAACTGGTCCTTATGTGCTGCTTGCAGGCAAAAACATCGGCAGCACGTCCAAGCTTCTTGAGCTTGAGACGAAAGAAGCCCTTATTGGTACTGTCAAGAACACAGGAGCTTCCATAGCTAAgaagttgaagaggaaTAAACATcagaaagaggaagagcgGAAGGAGAATCAGCGAGTCCTGGGCCCTAAACGGATTGAAATAGCCTGAGCAGGCAGTTTGATACGGACTTTGATCAAATGATTTGATATGTACTTATATGTACTTACATACGGATTCTGTTTCTTATTCCGGGACTTTTCTCGTCGTTATACGGCTCTTCTTATAATGACCAACATATAGATATGCACCCACTTCTTTGACATTAAGGCATACATTTCCCATTCATATCATATTAAAGCATCTGGTGTGTCATTCAGAACTGGCAATTGGACAGATGTTTGATGATAAATGACGTTTTTTTAATCTCATTACAGTTTTTACCGTGTTTCGACTATTACGATTTAGTTGTGCTGCTCAGCATCCCCTGCACAAAACTGACGGTGGATTGCGGCTTCATCAAAATTGCAGCTTTACCATGATTATACGGCTTGATAGCTGTTTCTGTCTACGAATGAAAACATGAATGACAAGGTATTATTGAAATGAAACACTCGTAATGTCGTGATGTAGAGATAGTACGTAGTACGTAGTAATAATACTAACATTTTAACTTAACAATCTTATGGAGTCAAGACGTCGCTTCGTTCGTTCCTTCCTCAGATCCGTTTATCTTTTGTCTTAACGTATCTAACTAAGCTACCTGTTTCATTTATTACAATACTCTTCGGACCCTCTTGCATTATGTAGCAAACGGGGCGCCTATCTCTAAATCCGACATGTCATCATGGCCCTCCACTACTGCAATGTTCTTCCTCACCCTTTTTCGATCAATTGCGTTGTCAATGTGTGTCCCAAATTGACACCCACTGTATGTGCAGTACGCATGTCAGCTTCCATTGGAATCGTAGATATGGGGGGACAGTACACATTACACTTGTCCTTCAGGGCTCAATGCGATGGCCTCTAGTACATGCACAGTCGCCCTGCTAATAATAGTACATCAACAATAATAGTAAATCAAGGTGATTTTCCTTGTATTTGGTTGCAATGGATATTGCATTGGTTCAATTCATCTATCGTATTATACAGTAATCATATTTGTCCACTGTGGTTCGTGTAGTGTATTTTAGTTACATGCACATTGTGGCGCTCAGCAGCCGTCACGCCCAGAGGTCCTGTGGGTTGAACTATCGAATTAAAAATGGAGAAATTTTGGATAATTACTACAGTCGGACGACGCGTCGGCGCCATACCCCATACATCCCTGACATTTCTGCTTGGCTGCGGGACTTGTCGCTGCGTTGTTCAGGATTTTGCCGGAACGGAATTGATGGAACTAGGGACTAGTGCTTCTGGTAACTTTGTGTACCGCGTCTAACCCTGAATTATTGCTCTCAGTTCCTGAACAACGCGTCAGTAGAGCACGCTaaggagaatgaagaaATGAAGAACAACAAAACCTgccatctcctcttcttctttctcttctttttattgctcagtcctccatccatccatccattCGACAAGCCCCAATTTCGACTTCCTGGctcctcccttctttcctcttccttcttaTTCCAACTAGAACCTGGTGTTCTGTACAGCCTTGACGGCATCTACTCTCGTCCAATCCGTTTGCTGGTCAAACTAATCACGGGTTTCAAACATTAACCGACCATCCTTCTAGTATCCCACTCTTTGCTCATTGATATCCATAATGGCTCCCATCATTGAAACCGCCATCACTCTTCTAGCGATTGCTGGAAGCGTCGCAGAGGCTAAGCCCCTGCGTACTCCCGGTCGACATGCGCCCCCCGGTGTGGCTAATGTCCTCGCTTCATCCAAGAGGTCTCTTCATAGTCTTCTTGCCAGGTATTACGGAACTGCTCATGGGCTGGTGGGTCTTCATCTGCTCTTGAATATTTTGTTTCTGACCATATCCCTTGGTAGAGTAAACCACCTTCACTTCCTACCAAACGTGATACGTCTTTACCGGAGGGCTGGTCAACCTTTGGTTGTGTCGCCGAGTCTTATGACGAGCGTTTACTGCAAGGTTTTGcattttcctcttccagcCTTACGCCTCTTCTTTGCGTCACCGAATGTGCAAAATTAGGATATACTATGGCAGGTACCGAGTACGGCGATGAGGTGAGTCCTAAAGTTCTGTTCGTAACTTGTCACTGATTGTCTTTAGTGTTACTGTGGCGATAGCTTCGAGGGCAATGGCGGCGGCAtggcttcttcttccgtcTGCAACATGGCCTGCGAGGGTGACACAAGTGAAGTATGCGGCACCAGTTGGTATCTTAACCTTTACACATACAACTCTAGCGCCCTTCCTCTCTGTACCGGGACTACCAGCACGGTTTCGGCTGCTGTGGAAGAAACTA
This DNA window, taken from Cryptococcus gattii WM276 chromosome C, complete sequence, encodes the following:
- a CDS encoding glutathione transferase, putative (Similar to TIGR gene model, INSD accession AAW42415.1) → MDEEDGPLSSEPCTPPLSPSDTVSSVGMTREVSSSSTSSSGSEGDSEDVIVTPSPHRPSYQRRTSPSSYFSLDPRRSKKGSRSRSLGVPLSGLIEPMWKLEEKEKSDVDVKSKGTNRLLEPFKMTLPTKKATDIRYVLDEDSFVLAHVPTKIVSLSAFKPRLPRVPRWQRPIVIAVMSVLLFGSLCMISWFQQSLINAERSIAVRQGEWMVKYAAMAKAESNEMIDTEPGYKPAMPQHHPLKGQWKLSKRVGDDQKPFKEISLHMTKDEELAALMSFIVGTTANTLPPIDPENELSLEGFLPFNPRSPHAKAELEELVRTQWEVNPIMILGNMRDPMMREARALFKRYNVKPAPFYVDIDQRPDSAYLSATLEHILGKQTGPYVLLAGKNIGSTSKLLELETKEALIGTVKNTGASIAKKLKRNKHQKEEERKENQRVLGPKRIEIA